Proteins from a genomic interval of Microbacterium phyllosphaerae:
- a CDS encoding acetolactate synthase large subunit — MTADTVSAVPRPPAPKSAAPEISGAEAVVRTLELLGVKDVFGLPGGAILPVYDPLMDASELRHILVRHEQGAGHAAEGYASSSGKVGVCIATSGPGATNLVTAIADAYMDSVPLLAITGQVFSTLMGTDAFQEADIVGITMPVTKHSFLVKDASEIPGALAAAYEIASTGRPGPVLVDITKDAQQAMAPFIWPAKIDLPGYRPVTKAHGKQIQAAAALLAEAKKPVLYVGGGVIRGRASAELLALAETTNAPVVTTLMARGAFPDSHQQHLGMPGMHGTVPAVLALQEADLIVSLGARFDDRVTGKAALFAPNAKVVHVDIDPAEISKIRTADVPIVGDVRDVLVDLESAFRSATETTTPDTEEWWSYLDGLRNEFPLGYAPTTDGLLAPQYVIQRIGELTGPEGIYAAGVGQHQMWAAQFIKYERPNAWLNSGGAGTMGYSVPAAMGAKVAEPDRVVWAIDGDGCFQMTNQELATCSINNIPIKVAIINNSSLGMVRQWQTLFYDGRHSNTDLNTGHGTVRIPDFVKLAEAYGCLAIRVEKEEEVDAAIKLALETNDRPVVIDFVVSADSMVWPMVPQGVSNSYVQYAREHAPAFDEED, encoded by the coding sequence ATGACTGCTGACACCGTCTCGGCTGTGCCGAGGCCGCCCGCGCCCAAGTCCGCCGCCCCTGAGATCTCCGGGGCCGAGGCCGTGGTCCGCACACTCGAGCTCCTCGGCGTGAAGGATGTCTTCGGCCTGCCCGGCGGCGCCATCCTCCCCGTCTACGACCCGCTCATGGATGCGTCGGAACTCCGGCACATCCTGGTGCGTCACGAGCAGGGCGCCGGCCACGCCGCCGAGGGGTACGCCTCCTCGTCCGGCAAGGTCGGAGTCTGCATCGCGACGTCCGGTCCCGGCGCGACCAACCTCGTGACCGCGATCGCGGATGCCTACATGGACTCGGTGCCGCTGCTCGCGATCACCGGCCAGGTGTTCTCGACGCTCATGGGCACGGACGCGTTCCAGGAGGCCGACATCGTGGGCATCACGATGCCGGTCACGAAGCACTCCTTCCTCGTCAAGGACGCGTCCGAGATCCCCGGCGCCCTCGCGGCCGCCTACGAGATCGCCTCGACGGGTCGCCCGGGTCCTGTTCTCGTGGACATCACCAAGGACGCCCAGCAGGCGATGGCGCCGTTCATCTGGCCGGCCAAGATCGATCTGCCCGGCTACCGTCCGGTGACCAAGGCCCACGGCAAGCAGATCCAGGCGGCCGCCGCGCTTCTGGCCGAGGCCAAGAAGCCGGTGCTGTACGTCGGCGGTGGCGTCATCCGCGGTCGTGCATCGGCCGAGCTGCTCGCCCTGGCCGAGACCACCAATGCACCGGTGGTCACGACGCTGATGGCCCGTGGCGCGTTCCCCGACTCGCACCAGCAGCACCTCGGCATGCCGGGTATGCACGGCACCGTTCCTGCGGTGCTCGCGCTGCAGGAGGCCGACCTCATCGTGTCTCTCGGAGCCCGCTTCGACGACCGCGTGACCGGCAAGGCCGCGCTGTTCGCCCCGAACGCGAAGGTGGTGCACGTCGACATCGACCCCGCCGAGATCTCCAAGATCCGCACGGCGGACGTGCCGATCGTGGGCGATGTGCGCGATGTGCTCGTCGACCTCGAGTCGGCGTTCCGCAGTGCGACCGAGACGACCACTCCCGACACCGAAGAATGGTGGTCGTACCTCGACGGACTCCGCAACGAGTTCCCCCTCGGCTACGCTCCGACGACCGACGGTCTGCTCGCGCCGCAGTACGTGATCCAGCGGATCGGCGAGCTGACGGGCCCGGAGGGCATCTACGCCGCCGGTGTCGGGCAGCACCAGATGTGGGCCGCGCAGTTCATCAAGTACGAGCGCCCCAATGCCTGGCTGAACTCCGGGGGAGCGGGCACGATGGGTTACTCCGTCCCCGCCGCGATGGGTGCGAAGGTCGCCGAGCCCGACCGTGTGGTGTGGGCGATCGACGGCGACGGATGCTTCCAGATGACGAATCAGGAGCTCGCGACCTGCTCGATCAACAACATCCCGATCAAGGTCGCGATCATCAACAACTCCTCGCTCGGCATGGTGCGTCAGTGGCAGACGCTGTTCTATGACGGACGCCACTCGAACACCGACCTCAACACGGGGCACGGAACCGTGCGCATCCCGGACTTCGTGAAGCTGGCGGAGGCCTACGGCTGCCTCGCCATCCGCGTGGAGAAGGAAGAGGAGGTGGATGCCGCGATCAAGCTCGCTCTCGAGACGAACGACCGCCCCGTGGTCATCGACTTCGTCGTCAGCGCGGACTCCATGGTCTGGCCGATGGTTCCCCAGGGCGTGAGCAACAGCTACGTCCAGTACGCCCGCGAGCACGCGCCCGCATTCGACGAGGAGGACTGA